A region from the Benincasa hispida cultivar B227 chromosome 10, ASM972705v1, whole genome shotgun sequence genome encodes:
- the LOC120087999 gene encoding cytochrome P450 78A7, translating into MDPSLVKAKDTTSYWVLTLPYFLAFENYGVFHCFLLFLLAFLSLSLLTWAFSSAGTAWRNGRNRQGRVPIPGLRGLPFLGSLLTLTYDLPHRTLAAIAASRHDSHLMAFSLGSSPVVVASHPITAKEILTSPHFADRPLKQSAKSLMFGRAIGFAPNGTYWRLLRRIASSHLFSPKRIAAHEGARQLECAAMIHSIHHEQIVHGGVCLRNHLQAASLNNVMWSVFGKRFEEGDLELEMVRDLVREGFELLGAFNWSDYLPWLTWFYDPFRINQRCAKLVPKVNKFVQGVIDEHRRCKTLSDDSDFVDVLLSLDGDEKLDDDDMVAVLWEMIFRGTDTTALLTEWVMAELVLHGEIQEEVAKEIDRAVGGDGRNLTDADVAKLPYLQAVVKETLRLHPPGPLLSWARLSSSDVQLSNGMLIPENTTAMVNMWAITHDPHVWEEPHVFNPGRFLKADLDIRGGDLRLAPFGAGRRVCPGKNLGLVTVTLWVAKLVHHFKWAPDPAHPVDLTELLKLSCEMKNPLRAVAAQRRGL; encoded by the exons ATGGACCCGTCTTTGGTTAAAGCAAAAGACACCACTTCTTACTGGGTTTTAACCCTTCCTTATTTCCTTGCTTTCGAGAACTATGGTGTCTTCCATTGCTTTCTCCTCTTTCTTCTCGCtttcctctctctttctcttctcaCGTGGGCTTTCTCCTCCGCCGGTACTGCCTGGAGAAATGGAAGGAACCGTCAGGGTCGAGTCCCGATTCCAGGTCTTCGCGGCCTTCCATTTCTCGGCAGTTTGCTCACTCTCACCTATGACTTACCCCATCGAACACTGGCTGCTATAGCAGCCAGCCGTCACGACTCTCATCTCATGGCCTTCTCTCTGGGCTCCTCCCCCGTTGTGGTTGCTTCTCACCCTATCACGGCTAAGGAAATCCTAACCTCGCCGCACTTCGCGGACCGCCCGCTCAAGCAGTCCGCGAAGAGTTTGATGTTCGGTCGAGCCATAGGGTTCGCACCAAACGGAACCTACTGGCGTCTCCTAAGGAGAATTGCTTCTTCCCACCTCTTCTCTCCCAAGCGTATTGCCGCCCACGAAGGCGCTCGTCAGCTCGAATGCGCCGCTATGATCCACAGTATTCACCATGAACAAATCGTCCATGGAGGTGTTTGTTTGAGGAACCATCTTCAAGCTGCTTCGTTGAACAACGTGATGTGGAGTGTGTTTGGGAAGCGGTTCGAGGAAGGGGATTTGGAATTGGAAATGGTTCGAGACTTGGTCCGTGAAGGGTTCGAGCTGTTGGGTGCGTTTAATTGGTCGGATTATCTCCCGTGGCTCACTTGGTTTTATGACCCGTTTCGTATTAACCAACGTTGTGCTAAACTTGTTCCTAAGGTTAATAAATTCGTACAAGGCGTAATTGATGAACACCGCCGTTGTAAAACCCTGTCGGATGATTCTGATTTTGTTGATGTTTTGCTCTCTCTTGATGGCGACGAAAAACTCGACGATGATGACATGGTCGCTGTTTTATGG GAAATGATCTTTAGGGGTACGGATACGACGGCGCTGCTAACAGAGTGGGTGATGGCGGAGTTAGTTTTGCACGGTGAAATACAGGAGGAAGTAGCGAAGGAAATAGATAGAGCAGTGGGCGGTGACGGAAGGAACCTCACAGATGCTGACGTGGCGAAATTGCCTTACTTACAGGCGGTGGTGAAGGAGACTCTACGGCTACACCCACCGGGCCCACTTCTCTCGTGGGCCCGTCTTTCTTCGTCGGACGTCCAGCTTAGCAACGGCATGCTTATCCCGGAGAACACAACCGCCATGGTCAATATGTGGGCCATAACACACGATCCCCACGTATGGGAAGAACCACACGTGTTCAACCCGGGCAGGTTCCTGAAAGCTGACCTCGACATCAGGGGCGGCGATCTCCGCCTAGCGCCGTTTGGGGCTGGGCGGAGGGTCTGTCCGGGAAAGAACCTCGGTCTTGTGACGGTCACACTATGGGTGGCCAAGTTGGTCCATCACTTTAAATGGGCCCCCGACCCGGCCCACCCGGTCGACCTTACCGAACTCCTCAAGCTATCGTGTGAGATGAAGAATCCTCTACGTGCAGTCGCAGCGCAAAGACGTGGtctttag